Proteins encoded together in one Sinorhizobium meliloti window:
- a CDS encoding ABC transporter permease, with protein sequence MSVETVESAGPTPKKGVSILFGLTLVGLLVVLWLLLGLATNAFWTPNNISNLLRQGAMTAILAVGQTFVIITAGIDLSVGAVVGFTSVIVAWLLAAGVPLWLAIIATLAIGVLIGAFHAFGIVRMGLPPFIITLATLTSLRGIGLLITNGSTISITNDAFTTFSRADFLGVPSLFWMVIVVAIPAYVFLHLSRFGRYLFAVGSNREAARLSGVNVNRTIYLAYILSSTCAAFVGLLLASRIGIGNATQAEGWELQAIASSVIGGTSLFGAVGSVHGPLLGAFILATINNGANLLNVNSFWQRIITGLLIIVIVYFDQLRRRGAR encoded by the coding sequence ATGAGTGTGGAAACGGTTGAAAGCGCGGGACCGACGCCGAAGAAAGGCGTCAGCATCCTGTTCGGTCTTACGCTCGTGGGATTGCTGGTCGTCCTCTGGCTGCTCCTGGGCCTGGCGACCAATGCCTTCTGGACGCCCAACAACATCAGCAACCTCCTGCGCCAGGGGGCGATGACCGCGATTCTCGCCGTAGGCCAGACCTTCGTCATCATCACGGCCGGCATCGACCTTTCGGTCGGAGCCGTCGTCGGTTTCACCAGCGTCATCGTCGCCTGGCTGCTCGCGGCGGGGGTTCCGCTCTGGCTCGCGATCATCGCGACGCTGGCGATCGGCGTGCTGATCGGCGCCTTCCATGCCTTCGGCATCGTCCGCATGGGGCTGCCGCCCTTCATCATCACGCTTGCGACGCTGACCTCGCTTCGCGGCATCGGTCTCCTGATAACAAACGGCTCGACCATCTCGATCACCAACGACGCCTTCACCACTTTCTCACGCGCCGACTTCCTCGGAGTTCCCAGTCTTTTCTGGATGGTGATCGTCGTTGCAATTCCGGCTTACGTCTTCCTGCATCTGAGCCGCTTCGGCCGCTATCTCTTCGCCGTCGGCTCCAACCGCGAGGCGGCGCGCCTTTCCGGCGTCAACGTCAACCGAACGATCTATCTGGCCTATATCCTGTCATCGACCTGCGCCGCCTTTGTCGGGCTTCTGCTCGCCTCGCGCATCGGCATCGGCAACGCCACGCAGGCCGAAGGCTGGGAGCTGCAGGCGATCGCTTCGTCGGTCATCGGCGGCACGAGCCTTTTCGGCGCGGTCGGCTCGGTTCACGGTCCCCTGCTCGGCGCCTTCATCCTTGCCACGATCAACAACGGTGCCAATCTCCTGAACGTCAATTCCTTCTGGCAGCGCATCATCACCGGGTTGCTGATCATCGTGATCGTCTATTTCGACCAGTTGCGACGGCGGGGGGCGCGGTGA
- a CDS encoding zinc-binding alcohol dehydrogenase family protein, whose product MKAVVCSEPGRLALIARSGPEAPPPGSVRLAVSRVGICGTDYHIFEGKHPFLEYPRVMGHEISARVIEGGPGTRLAPGTLVVVNPYLSCGECIACRKGKPNCCTAIRVLGVHTDGAFCEEIVMPEQNLYSAEGLSPEAAAAVEFLAIGAHAVRRSAAGRGDRSLVIGAGPIGLGTAVFSRIAGHDVRLLDTSEERLAFATDKLGFSPGILAGDDAALAQATGGEGFDVVFDATGNARSMEGAFGHVAHGGTLVFVSVVKEEIRFSDPEFHKREMSLVASRNATREDFDHVIRSLAAGLVPIEALVTHRTTLEDLVRDLPRWAHDKSGLVKAVVAVSDG is encoded by the coding sequence ATGAAAGCCGTCGTCTGTTCAGAGCCCGGCCGCCTCGCGCTCATCGCCCGCAGCGGGCCCGAGGCACCGCCACCCGGCTCGGTGCGCCTTGCCGTCAGCCGCGTCGGGATCTGCGGTACCGATTATCATATCTTCGAGGGCAAGCATCCTTTTCTCGAATATCCGCGCGTGATGGGCCACGAGATCTCTGCGAGGGTGATCGAAGGGGGCCCCGGCACCCGGCTCGCGCCGGGGACGCTCGTCGTCGTTAACCCCTATCTCTCTTGCGGGGAGTGCATCGCCTGCCGCAAAGGCAAGCCGAACTGCTGCACGGCGATCCGCGTCCTCGGCGTTCACACCGACGGCGCCTTCTGCGAAGAAATCGTCATGCCCGAGCAGAACCTCTATTCGGCCGAAGGCCTTTCGCCGGAAGCCGCGGCGGCGGTCGAGTTCCTTGCGATCGGCGCCCATGCCGTCCGGCGCTCGGCGGCTGGCCGAGGCGACCGTTCGCTGGTGATAGGTGCCGGACCGATCGGCCTGGGGACGGCCGTCTTTTCCCGCATTGCCGGCCACGACGTACGGCTGCTCGACACGAGCGAGGAGCGCCTGGCCTTCGCCACGGACAAGCTCGGCTTTTCGCCCGGCATCCTGGCGGGCGACGATGCGGCGCTCGCGCAGGCGACGGGCGGGGAGGGCTTCGACGTCGTCTTCGACGCCACCGGCAATGCCCGGTCCATGGAAGGGGCGTTTGGCCATGTCGCCCACGGCGGCACGCTCGTCTTCGTCAGCGTGGTCAAGGAGGAGATCCGTTTCTCGGATCCCGAATTCCACAAGCGGGAAATGTCCCTCGTCGCCAGCCGCAACGCCACCCGCGAGGACTTCGATCACGTGATTCGGTCGCTTGCGGCGGGGCTGGTTCCGATCGAGGCGCTCGTCACCCACCGCACGACGCTCGAGGACCTCGTCCGCGATCTTCCCCGCTGGGCTCACGACAAGTCAGGGCTCGTCAAGGCAGTTGTGGCTGTGAGCGACGGGTGA
- a CDS encoding altronate dehydratase family protein: MWGTVREELDLPAPSSILLSPDDNVVVATAAIAPGDRLAGGVSAVARIEPGHKAAIRRIDVGEPVVKYGQAIGRATSPIAAGEHVHSHNLAFDQGRLAIGAAVPPEAASEADKARTFLGYRRADGRAATRNYIGIVASVNCSTTVCRAIADEANRRILPKYEGIDGFVPIVHDQGCGMLSTGDGMKNLHRTLAGYARHANFGGVLMVGLGCEVNQLTLYGQSGAGAEKRHFNIQEAGGSRRSVERALGILDEIAKEVAAARRVPIPVSEIIVGLQCGGSDGLSGITANPALGAAVDILAAAGGTAILSETSEIYGAEHLLRSRAVNETVAVKLDGLIAWWEDYVAMHGASLDNNPSPGNKRGGLTTILEKSLGAVAKGGRSPLTAVYNYAERVTEPGLVFMDTPGYDPVSATGQVAGGANVIAFTTGRGSCFGCRPAPSIKLTSNTALYRAMEEDMDIDCGVIASGEATIADLGRGIFELIIETASGRKTKSELFGYGDNEFVPWHLGATL, encoded by the coding sequence ATGTGGGGAACCGTTCGGGAGGAGCTTGATTTGCCCGCACCGTCTTCGATCCTTCTTTCGCCGGACGATAACGTCGTCGTTGCCACCGCTGCGATTGCGCCGGGCGACCGGCTGGCCGGCGGCGTGTCGGCGGTCGCGCGCATCGAGCCGGGCCACAAGGCCGCGATCCGCAGGATCGACGTCGGTGAGCCGGTGGTCAAATACGGCCAGGCGATCGGCCGCGCCACGTCCCCCATCGCGGCCGGCGAGCACGTTCATTCGCATAACCTTGCCTTCGATCAGGGTCGGCTCGCCATTGGTGCCGCCGTTCCGCCGGAGGCTGCCAGCGAGGCGGACAAAGCGCGCACGTTCCTCGGCTATCGACGGGCGGACGGCCGGGCCGCAACGCGCAATTATATCGGCATCGTCGCCAGCGTGAACTGTTCCACCACGGTCTGTCGCGCGATCGCGGACGAGGCGAACAGGCGCATTCTGCCGAAATATGAAGGCATCGACGGTTTCGTGCCGATAGTCCACGACCAGGGATGCGGCATGTTGTCCACGGGCGACGGCATGAAGAACCTGCACCGGACGCTCGCCGGCTATGCGCGTCACGCGAATTTCGGCGGCGTGCTGATGGTCGGGCTCGGCTGCGAGGTCAATCAGCTGACGCTCTACGGCCAGAGCGGGGCCGGGGCCGAGAAGCGGCATTTCAACATCCAGGAGGCCGGCGGCTCGCGCCGTTCCGTCGAGCGCGCGCTCGGCATTCTCGACGAGATCGCCAAGGAAGTCGCGGCCGCCAGGCGCGTGCCGATCCCGGTCAGCGAGATCATCGTGGGGCTGCAATGCGGCGGTTCGGACGGGCTTTCCGGCATCACCGCCAATCCGGCGCTCGGTGCGGCGGTCGACATACTCGCCGCCGCCGGCGGCACGGCGATCCTTTCCGAGACCTCCGAGATCTATGGAGCCGAACATCTCCTGCGCAGCCGTGCGGTAAACGAGACGGTCGCGGTCAAGCTCGATGGCCTGATCGCCTGGTGGGAGGACTATGTGGCGATGCATGGCGCGTCGCTCGACAATAATCCTTCGCCGGGTAACAAGCGAGGCGGCCTGACGACGATTCTCGAGAAATCGCTGGGCGCCGTCGCCAAGGGCGGCCGCTCGCCGTTGACGGCTGTCTACAATTACGCCGAGCGCGTGACGGAGCCCGGACTGGTCTTCATGGACACGCCCGGCTACGATCCGGTTTCGGCCACCGGCCAGGTCGCCGGCGGCGCCAACGTGATCGCGTTCACCACCGGCCGCGGCAGCTGTTTCGGCTGTCGGCCGGCGCCGTCGATCAAGCTCACCAGCAACACGGCGCTCTATCGGGCCATGGAAGAGGACATGGACATTGACTGCGGCGTCATCGCCTCGGGTGAAGCGACGATCGCCGATCTCGGCCGGGGGATTTTCGAGCTCATCATAGAGACCGCCTCGGGCCGAAAGACCAAGAGCGAGCTTTTCGGCTACGGCGACAACGAATTCGTGCCCTGGCATCTGGGGGCGACGCTTTAA
- a CDS encoding sugar ABC transporter ATP-binding protein: MIGLQEVSHRHDEQVRAAGAHPVPKGEPILELRGLQKNYGAVEALKPATMTFLSGEIHAIVGENGAGKSTLIKLLTGVIARSAGEIRWCGETVDLATPNEAIARGINAVHQEVVLCPHLSVAANMFLGDEMNRRGLMRKRAMTGAAQGVLDDLGFNLPANAELGSLTIGQQQLVATARAAMRGTQFLIFDEPTAYLTRQESAQLFRLIRRLQGEGVTIVYISHRLEEVFELADRVSVLRDGTHVGTRAISETNEAELITLMINRTIEQIYHKERFQPGEMIVETRGLSGPGFRDISLSVRAGEIVGLYGLIGAGRSEFALGLYGRNTVSEGEIFWQGRKVEIANERKAMDLGIALAPESRRDQGLCLNLPIGVNINLPVFKRLTRGLTINRAQEASNAERQIRDLKIKTPSRRVLASAMSGGNQQKIVIGRWLSHGAKLFIFDEPTVGVDVGTKAEIYRLFARLLENGAGIILISSYLPEVYELADRLHVFRQGRLVASHDYRAASHEEVLAQAINA; the protein is encoded by the coding sequence ATGATAGGGCTTCAAGAGGTCAGCCATCGCCATGACGAACAGGTGAGGGCGGCGGGCGCCCATCCGGTTCCAAAGGGCGAGCCCATCCTGGAACTCCGCGGCCTGCAGAAAAACTACGGCGCGGTCGAGGCTTTGAAGCCCGCGACCATGACCTTTCTATCCGGCGAAATCCACGCGATCGTCGGCGAGAACGGTGCCGGCAAATCGACGCTGATCAAGCTCCTGACCGGGGTCATTGCCCGCAGTGCCGGAGAAATCCGCTGGTGCGGCGAGACAGTCGACCTGGCCACGCCCAACGAAGCGATCGCCCGCGGCATCAACGCGGTTCACCAGGAGGTGGTGCTTTGCCCGCATCTGAGCGTCGCGGCGAACATGTTCCTGGGCGACGAGATGAACCGGCGCGGACTGATGCGCAAGCGCGCGATGACAGGCGCGGCCCAGGGCGTGCTTGACGATCTCGGCTTCAACCTGCCCGCCAATGCCGAACTCGGCAGTCTGACGATCGGCCAGCAGCAGCTGGTCGCCACTGCTCGTGCGGCCATGCGTGGCACGCAGTTCCTCATCTTCGACGAGCCCACGGCCTATCTCACGCGACAGGAATCGGCGCAGCTTTTCCGCCTGATCCGCCGGCTGCAGGGCGAGGGCGTCACGATCGTCTATATCAGCCACAGGCTGGAAGAAGTGTTCGAGCTCGCGGACCGCGTCTCGGTGCTTCGCGACGGCACGCATGTCGGCACGCGCGCGATTTCCGAGACGAACGAGGCCGAGCTCATCACTCTGATGATCAACCGCACGATCGAACAGATCTACCACAAGGAACGTTTCCAGCCGGGCGAGATGATCGTCGAGACGCGCGGGCTCTCCGGTCCCGGTTTCCGCGACATATCGCTCTCGGTCAGGGCGGGTGAGATTGTCGGGCTCTACGGTCTGATCGGTGCCGGCCGCAGCGAATTCGCGCTCGGACTTTACGGGCGCAACACGGTGAGCGAAGGAGAGATCTTCTGGCAGGGCCGAAAGGTCGAGATAGCCAATGAGCGCAAGGCCATGGACCTGGGGATCGCGCTCGCGCCGGAGAGCCGCCGCGATCAGGGCCTGTGCCTCAACCTGCCGATCGGCGTCAACATCAACCTGCCTGTTTTCAAAAGGCTGACGCGCGGCTTGACGATCAACCGCGCGCAGGAGGCCTCCAATGCCGAGCGTCAGATCCGGGATCTGAAGATCAAGACGCCGTCGCGGCGCGTGCTTGCCTCCGCCATGTCCGGCGGCAACCAGCAGAAGATCGTGATCGGCAGATGGCTGAGCCACGGCGCGAAGCTCTTTATCTTCGACGAGCCGACCGTGGGCGTCGATGTCGGCACCAAGGCGGAAATCTACCGGCTGTTTGCGCGGCTTCTGGAGAACGGGGCAGGGATCATCCTGATCTCCTCCTACCTGCCGGAGGTCTATGAGCTGGCCGATCGCCTGCATGTGTTCCGGCAGGGGCGGCTTGTGGCAAGCCACGACTACCGGGCCGCAAGCCATGAGGAAGTGCTGGCGCAGGCGATCAATGCCTGA
- a CDS encoding aldo/keto reductase translates to MQTRRIGRTALAVTEYSFGTAGLGGLYRECTREAAMATLDAAWEAGIRYFDTAPFYGLGLAERRVGDFLRDKPRDSFVLSTKVGRLLHPVPENQVPDFSYVKPLNFDVTYDYGYDAIMRSVEMSYARLGLNRIDILYVHDIGGYTHGAAKNAVYLRQLLDSGLKALEELKSSGVISAYGLGVNEVPVCLDVMRQADIDCILLAGRYTLLDRSAVAELLPLCAKKHTSLVVGGVFNSGILATGPVEGAHFDYMPATDEVRAKVAAMEAIAGQRAMPLAAPALQFPLANPNVASVLLGTAKPSSLKRNMELTRYGIAPEDYAAFEPHTLVAPELGPEAVRA, encoded by the coding sequence ATGCAGACGAGAAGGATAGGCCGGACCGCGCTTGCGGTGACGGAGTACAGTTTCGGAACAGCGGGACTGGGCGGTCTCTATCGCGAATGCACCCGCGAAGCGGCGATGGCGACGCTCGACGCCGCCTGGGAAGCGGGTATCCGCTATTTCGATACGGCGCCGTTCTATGGGCTTGGCCTTGCCGAGCGGCGGGTCGGCGATTTCCTGCGCGACAAGCCGCGCGACAGCTTCGTGCTGTCGACGAAGGTCGGTCGCCTGCTTCATCCGGTGCCCGAGAACCAGGTCCCTGACTTTTCCTACGTCAAGCCGCTGAACTTCGACGTCACCTATGACTACGGCTACGACGCGATCATGCGTTCGGTCGAGATGAGTTATGCCCGTCTCGGTCTCAACCGAATCGATATTCTTTATGTCCACGACATTGGCGGCTACACGCATGGTGCGGCGAAAAACGCCGTTTACCTGCGGCAGCTTCTGGATTCCGGCCTGAAAGCACTCGAGGAGCTGAAATCGAGCGGCGTCATTTCGGCCTACGGTCTCGGCGTCAACGAGGTGCCGGTCTGCCTCGACGTCATGCGCCAGGCCGACATCGACTGCATCCTGCTTGCCGGCCGCTATACGCTCCTGGACCGCTCCGCGGTTGCCGAGCTCCTGCCGCTCTGCGCGAAGAAGCACACCTCGCTGGTCGTCGGCGGCGTGTTCAATTCCGGCATTCTCGCGACCGGGCCGGTCGAGGGAGCGCATTTCGATTACATGCCGGCGACCGACGAGGTGCGCGCCAAGGTCGCGGCGATGGAAGCCATCGCCGGGCAGCGCGCCATGCCGCTGGCCGCCCCGGCCCTGCAGTTCCCGCTGGCCAATCCCAACGTCGCCTCGGTGCTGCTCGGAACCGCCAAACCGTCGAGCCTGAAACGGAACATGGAACTGACCCGCTACGGGATCGCGCCGGAAGATTACGCGGCCTTCGAACCCCATACACTTGTCGCGCCCGAGCTGGGGCCGGAGGCGGTAAGGGCCTGA
- a CDS encoding ABC transporter substrate-binding protein yields MSIAKRILSRRAFNALAGAAFVAAMVPATSFAQDVTIPIIVKDTTSFYWQIVLAGARAAGKDLGVNVPELGAQSESDINGQITILENAVAGAPAAVVIAPTEFKALGKPVDEAAKSVPVIGIDSGADSKAFTSFLTTDNVQGGRIAADGLAAAIKEATGKEEGEIAIITSLPGVGSLDQRREGFLDQVKTKYPGLKVVADKYADGQATTGLNIMTDLITANPDLVGVFASNLIMAQGVGQAIAENKLGDKIKVIGFDSDDKTVGFLKEGVLAGLVVQDPYRMGYDGVKTALAVSKGEKVEANVDTGANLVTKANMSEPKIDALLNPKVN; encoded by the coding sequence ATGAGCATAGCCAAGCGCATTCTTTCACGCCGTGCCTTCAATGCCCTGGCCGGCGCCGCTTTCGTCGCCGCAATGGTCCCCGCGACCTCTTTCGCGCAGGACGTCACCATTCCCATCATCGTCAAGGACACCACCTCCTTCTACTGGCAGATCGTGCTTGCGGGGGCGCGCGCCGCCGGCAAGGATCTCGGTGTCAACGTGCCGGAGCTCGGCGCCCAGTCGGAATCCGACATCAACGGCCAGATCACCATCCTGGAAAACGCCGTTGCGGGCGCGCCGGCCGCGGTCGTGATCGCGCCGACGGAGTTCAAGGCGCTCGGCAAGCCCGTCGACGAGGCCGCCAAATCGGTTCCGGTGATCGGCATCGATTCCGGGGCGGATTCGAAGGCCTTCACCTCGTTCCTGACCACGGACAACGTCCAGGGCGGACGCATAGCCGCCGACGGTCTTGCCGCCGCCATCAAGGAGGCGACCGGCAAGGAAGAGGGCGAGATCGCGATCATCACCAGCCTGCCGGGTGTCGGCTCGCTCGACCAGCGCCGCGAAGGCTTTCTCGATCAGGTCAAGACGAAATATCCGGGCCTGAAAGTGGTTGCCGACAAATATGCCGACGGTCAGGCGACGACCGGTCTCAACATCATGACCGATCTGATCACCGCCAATCCCGACCTCGTCGGCGTTTTCGCCTCGAACCTGATCATGGCGCAGGGCGTCGGCCAGGCGATCGCCGAGAACAAGCTCGGCGACAAGATCAAGGTGATCGGCTTCGACAGCGACGACAAGACCGTGGGCTTCCTCAAGGAAGGCGTGCTGGCGGGCCTCGTCGTCCAGGACCCCTACCGCATGGGCTATGACGGCGTGAAGACGGCTCTTGCGGTCTCCAAGGGCGAGAAGGTCGAAGCCAATGTCGATACCGGCGCGAATCTGGTCACCAAGGCCAATATGAGCGAGCCGAAGATCGACGCGCTTTTGAATCCGAAGGTCAACTGA